From Amycolatopsis sp. YIM 10, the proteins below share one genomic window:
- a CDS encoding DNA-directed RNA polymerase subunit beta has protein sequence MAVSPANQATAATTSAVSASESPELSAIPGAPKRVSFAKIREPLSTPNLLDVQIRSFEWFTGDEAWFERRVEEGEENPVGGLEEVLNEISPIEDFSGSMSLSFSDPRFDEVKASVEECKDKDMTYAAPLFVTAEFVNNNTGEIKSQTVFMGDFPVMTDKGTFVINGTERVVVSQLVRSPGVYFDSSVDKATDKDVFSTRIIPSRGAWLEFDVDKRDTVGVRIDRKRRQPVTVLLKALGWTTEAIRERFSFSETLMATLEKDHTAGTDEALLDIYRKLRPGEPPTKESAQTLLENLFFKDKRYDLAKVGRYKVNKKLGLTTPYDTGTLTEEDIVSTIEYLVRLHAGEDKMTVGDQTIPVETDDIDHFGNRRLRTVGELIQNQIRVGLSRMERVVRERMTTQDVEAITPQTLINIRPVVAAIKEFFGTSQLSQFMDQNNPLSGLTHKRRLSALGPGGLSRERAGMEVRDVHPSHYGRMCPIETPEGPNIGLIGSLCSYARVNPFGFIETPYRKVVEGRVTDQVDYLTADEEDRFVKAQANAVIDNEGNFLEDRVMVRKKGGEVELIDPLDVDYMDVSPRQMVSVATAMIPFLEHDDANRALMGANMQRQAVPLLRNSAPLVGTGVELRAAVDAGDVLVAEQAGVVEELSADLITIMHDDGTRKSYGLYKFRRSNHGTCFNHRPIVNEGDRVEQGQVIADGPSTENGEMALGKNLLVAVMPWEGHNYEDAIILSQRLVQDDVLTSIHIEEHEIDARDTKLGAEEITRDIPNVSEEVLADLDERGIIRIGAEVRDGDILVGKVTPKGETELTPEERLLRAIFGEKAREVRDTSLKVPHGETGKVIGIRVFSREDDDELPPGVNELVRVYVAQKRKIQDGDKLAGRHGNKGVIGKILPVEDMPFMEDGTPVDVVLNTHGVPRRMNIGQILELHLGWLASQGWKVEGNPDWAKNLPEELHDVDPGTNTATPVFDGAKEEELTGLLSATKPNRDGERMVRPDGKAVLLDGRSGEPFPYPVSVGYMYILKLHHLVDDKIHARSTGPYSMITQQPLGGKAQFGGQRFGEMECWAMQAYGAAYTLQELLTIKSDDVIGRVKVYEAIVKGENIPEPGIPESFKVLLKELQSLCLNVEVLSSDGAAIEMRDSDDEDLERAAANLGINLSRNESPSVDDVVQ, from the coding sequence TTGGCAGTCTCTCCCGCGAACCAGGCCACTGCTGCGACCACCTCGGCTGTATCTGCTTCGGAGTCTCCAGAGCTCTCGGCGATCCCCGGCGCCCCCAAGCGGGTGTCCTTCGCGAAGATCCGCGAGCCGCTGAGCACTCCGAACCTGCTGGACGTGCAGATCCGGTCATTCGAATGGTTCACCGGCGACGAGGCGTGGTTCGAACGCCGCGTCGAGGAAGGCGAAGAGAACCCGGTCGGCGGTCTGGAGGAGGTCCTCAACGAGATCTCCCCGATCGAAGACTTCTCCGGCTCCATGTCCCTCTCCTTCTCCGACCCGCGCTTCGACGAGGTCAAGGCCTCGGTCGAGGAGTGCAAGGACAAGGACATGACGTACGCGGCGCCGCTGTTCGTCACCGCCGAGTTCGTCAACAACAACACCGGCGAGATCAAGAGCCAGACGGTCTTCATGGGTGACTTCCCGGTGATGACCGACAAGGGCACCTTCGTGATCAACGGCACCGAGCGTGTCGTGGTGTCCCAGCTGGTCCGCTCGCCCGGTGTCTACTTCGACTCCAGCGTCGACAAGGCCACCGACAAGGACGTCTTCAGCACCAGGATCATCCCCAGCCGCGGCGCGTGGCTCGAGTTCGACGTGGACAAGCGCGACACCGTCGGCGTCCGCATCGACCGCAAGCGCCGCCAGCCGGTCACCGTGCTGCTGAAGGCGCTCGGCTGGACCACCGAGGCGATCCGCGAGCGCTTCTCCTTCTCCGAGACCCTGATGGCGACCCTGGAGAAGGACCACACCGCGGGCACCGACGAGGCCCTGCTCGACATCTACCGCAAGCTGCGCCCCGGCGAGCCGCCGACCAAGGAGAGCGCGCAGACCCTGCTGGAGAACCTCTTCTTCAAGGACAAGCGCTACGACCTGGCCAAGGTGGGCCGGTACAAGGTCAACAAGAAGCTGGGCCTGACCACGCCGTACGACACCGGGACGCTGACCGAAGAGGACATCGTCTCCACCATCGAGTACCTGGTCCGGCTGCACGCCGGCGAGGACAAGATGACCGTCGGCGACCAGACGATCCCGGTCGAGACCGACGACATCGACCACTTCGGCAACCGCCGCCTGCGCACCGTCGGCGAGCTGATCCAGAACCAGATCCGGGTCGGCCTCTCCCGCATGGAGCGCGTCGTCCGCGAGCGGATGACCACCCAGGACGTCGAGGCGATCACCCCGCAGACCCTGATCAACATCCGCCCGGTGGTGGCGGCGATCAAGGAGTTCTTCGGCACCTCGCAGCTCTCGCAGTTCATGGACCAGAACAACCCGCTGTCCGGGCTGACCCACAAGCGCCGCCTGTCGGCGCTCGGCCCCGGCGGTCTGTCCCGTGAGCGCGCCGGCATGGAGGTCCGCGACGTCCACCCGTCGCACTACGGCCGGATGTGCCCGATCGAGACGCCGGAAGGCCCGAATATCGGCCTGATCGGCTCGCTGTGCTCCTACGCGCGGGTCAACCCGTTCGGGTTCATCGAGACCCCGTACCGCAAGGTGGTCGAGGGCCGGGTCACCGACCAGGTCGACTACCTCACCGCGGACGAGGAGGACCGGTTCGTCAAGGCGCAGGCCAACGCCGTCATCGACAACGAGGGCAACTTCCTCGAGGACCGCGTCATGGTCCGCAAGAAGGGCGGCGAGGTCGAGCTGATCGACCCGCTGGACGTGGACTACATGGACGTCTCGCCGCGCCAGATGGTGTCGGTCGCGACGGCGATGATCCCGTTCCTCGAGCACGACGACGCGAACCGCGCGCTGATGGGCGCGAACATGCAGCGCCAGGCCGTGCCGCTGCTGCGCAACTCGGCGCCGCTGGTCGGCACCGGGGTGGAGCTGCGGGCCGCGGTCGACGCCGGTGACGTGCTCGTCGCCGAGCAGGCCGGTGTGGTCGAGGAGCTCTCCGCCGACCTGATCACGATCATGCACGACGACGGCACGCGGAAGAGCTACGGACTGTACAAGTTCCGCCGCTCCAACCACGGCACCTGCTTCAACCACCGCCCGATCGTCAACGAGGGCGACCGGGTCGAGCAGGGTCAGGTCATCGCCGACGGCCCGTCCACCGAGAACGGTGAGATGGCGCTCGGCAAGAACCTGCTCGTCGCGGTCATGCCGTGGGAGGGCCACAACTACGAGGACGCGATCATCCTGTCGCAGCGCCTCGTGCAGGACGACGTGCTCACCTCGATCCACATCGAAGAGCACGAGATCGACGCCCGCGACACCAAGCTCGGTGCCGAGGAGATCACCAGGGACATCCCGAACGTCTCCGAGGAGGTACTGGCCGACCTCGACGAGCGCGGCATCATCCGGATCGGTGCCGAGGTCCGCGACGGCGACATCCTGGTCGGCAAGGTCACGCCGAAGGGTGAGACCGAGCTGACCCCGGAGGAGCGCCTGCTCCGCGCGATCTTCGGCGAGAAGGCCCGCGAGGTGCGCGACACCTCGCTCAAGGTGCCGCACGGTGAGACCGGCAAGGTCATCGGCATCCGGGTGTTCTCCCGCGAGGACGACGACGAGCTGCCCCCTGGCGTCAACGAGCTGGTCCGCGTCTACGTGGCCCAGAAGCGCAAGATCCAGGACGGCGACAAGCTCGCCGGCCGCCACGGCAACAAGGGTGTCATCGGCAAGATCCTGCCGGTCGAGGACATGCCGTTCATGGAGGACGGCACCCCGGTCGACGTGGTGCTGAACACCCACGGTGTGCCGCGACGAATGAACATCGGCCAGATCCTCGAGCTGCACCTCGGCTGGCTGGCGTCGCAGGGCTGGAAGGTCGAGGGCAACCCCGACTGGGCCAAGAACCTGCCCGAGGAGCTGCACGACGTGGACCCGGGCACGAACACCGCGACCCCGGTGTTCGACGGCGCCAAGGAGGAGGAGCTGACGGGTCTGCTGTCGGCGACCAAGCCCAACCGCGACGGCGAGCGCATGGTCCGCCCGGACGGCAAGGCGGTGCTGCTCGACGGCCGCTCCGGCGAGCCGTTCCCGTACCCGGTTTCGGTCGGCTACATGTACATCCTGAAGCTGCACCACCTGGTCGACGACAAGATCCACGCCCGCTCCACCGGCCCGTACTCGATGATCACCCAGCAGCCGCTGGGTGGTAAGGCGCAGTTCGGTGGTCAGCGCTTCGGTGAGATGGAGTGCTGGGCGATGCAGGCCTACGGCGCGGCCTACACGCTGCAGGAACTGCTGACGATCAAGTCGGACGACGTGATCGGCCGGGTGAAGGTGTACGAAGCCATCGTCAAGGGCGAGAACATCCCGGAGCCGGGTATCCCGGAGTCGTTCAAGGTGCTGTTGAAGGAGCTGCAGTCGCTCTGCCTCAACGTGGAGGTCCTGTCCTCCGACGGTGCGGCGATCGAGATGCGCGACTCCGACGACGAGGACCTCGAGCGCGCCGCGGCGAACCTCGGCATCAACCTGTCCCGCAACGAGTCGCCCTCGGTGGACGACGTCGTTCAATGA
- a CDS encoding MCE family protein, translating into MLVRRTKLQLVAFFVIAVLSIVYALFRFTDVGKVFGQGGYTVHLQLDSSGGIFTNAEVTYRGYNVGRVGELSLTERGLQAELNIDPDMPEIPSDLQAMVVNRSAVGEQFVDLRPKHENGPFLAEGSVIPADRVVTPVPTDQVLGDLDSLASSVPTGALRTVVDESYDAFRGTGDDLQVLMDTARDFTRAAQENLPATVNLLEQGGKVLETQNDLAGSFASFSGDLNKLSETLKNSDGDLRKVIGVTPQVATQISEVVHETGPGLGAVVANLLTTSNLLVTRLDGLEQGLVTYPLLSVGAQTVAPDDGTAHLGLALNLFDPPSCTKGYRGVDEFRTGNRPEDLTPRPAKTDAYCAEPKGSPINVRGSQNAPYNGVPVVPSDAELKANANRSQEELAALRGVPGIAGSPGLSLTSLPSLFGLPG; encoded by the coding sequence ATGTTGGTGCGCAGGACGAAGCTGCAGCTGGTGGCCTTCTTCGTGATCGCCGTGCTGTCCATCGTGTACGCGTTGTTCCGGTTCACCGACGTGGGCAAGGTGTTCGGCCAGGGCGGCTACACCGTCCACCTGCAGCTCGACTCCAGCGGCGGGATCTTCACCAACGCCGAGGTCACCTACCGCGGTTACAACGTGGGCCGGGTCGGCGAGCTGTCGCTGACCGAGCGCGGCTTGCAGGCCGAGCTGAACATCGATCCGGACATGCCGGAGATCCCGTCCGACCTGCAGGCGATGGTGGTCAACCGGTCCGCGGTCGGTGAGCAGTTCGTGGATCTGCGGCCGAAGCACGAGAACGGGCCGTTCCTGGCGGAGGGCTCGGTGATCCCGGCCGATCGCGTGGTCACCCCGGTGCCCACCGACCAGGTGCTCGGCGACCTGGACAGCCTGGCCTCCTCGGTGCCCACCGGCGCGCTGCGCACCGTGGTCGACGAGTCCTACGACGCCTTCCGCGGCACCGGCGACGACCTCCAGGTGCTGATGGACACCGCCCGCGACTTCACCAGGGCCGCGCAGGAGAACCTGCCGGCGACGGTCAACCTGCTGGAGCAGGGCGGCAAGGTGCTCGAGACGCAGAACGACCTGGCCGGGTCGTTCGCCTCGTTCAGCGGTGACCTGAACAAGCTTTCGGAGACGCTGAAGAACTCCGACGGCGACCTCCGCAAGGTGATCGGCGTGACCCCGCAGGTCGCCACTCAGATCAGCGAGGTGGTTCACGAGACCGGACCCGGCCTCGGCGCCGTGGTGGCGAACCTGCTCACCACGTCGAACCTGCTGGTCACCCGGCTGGACGGGCTGGAGCAGGGACTGGTCACCTATCCGCTGCTGTCGGTCGGCGCGCAGACGGTGGCGCCGGACGACGGCACCGCGCACCTCGGGCTGGCGCTGAACCTGTTCGACCCGCCGTCGTGCACCAAGGGCTACCGGGGCGTGGACGAGTTCCGCACCGGGAACCGGCCAGAGGACCTCACCCCGCGCCCGGCGAAGACCGATGCGTACTGTGCGGAACCCAAGGGCAGCCCGATCAACGTCCGCGGTTCGCAGAACGCACCGTACAACGGGGTGCCGGTGGTGCCGTCCGACGCGGAGCTGAAGGCCAACGCCAACCGCTCCCAGGAGGAACTGGCCGCGCTGCGCGGGGTGCCCGGGATCGCGGGCAGCCCCGGGCTCAGCCTGACCAGCCTGCCCTCGCTGTTCGGCCTGCCCGGCTGA
- a CDS encoding MCE family protein, with translation MRRTGFAAIGAVAAVTLSGCGFTGIYDIPLPGGADLGDHPYTVKVQFRDVLDLIPQAGVKLNEVPVGRVESIGLAPDGWTAEVSVLVNGNVELPSNALANLRQSSLLGEKYVELSPPAEGKAQERLADGMLIPVERTNRNVEVEEVLGALSMLLNGGGVEQLNTITKELNAATEGRAPDLKNLLNNANDLVTSLDEQSSNITRALDGLNRLSSTLNGQRDQIAGALDNLGPGLKALEDQRGQLVTMLQALNDLSGVATDTVNKSQEDLVANLKALQPTLQKLGEAGNDLPKALELLLTFPFSDAAVDGVKGDYFNLYAKIDLNLNEVLANLGRSRQNPLQDILPEGLGLTGGQNGVDPNAPPLLPLPTSTPIGTGAPAAPTGGQAPAPQQTGIGGIFDVLSGGAG, from the coding sequence CTGAGGCGCACGGGTTTCGCCGCGATCGGCGCGGTCGCCGCGGTGACCCTGTCCGGCTGCGGGTTCACCGGCATCTACGACATCCCGCTGCCCGGCGGCGCCGATCTCGGCGACCACCCGTACACGGTGAAGGTGCAGTTCCGGGACGTGCTCGACCTGATCCCGCAGGCCGGGGTGAAGCTCAACGAGGTGCCGGTCGGCCGGGTGGAGAGCATCGGGCTGGCGCCGGACGGCTGGACCGCCGAGGTCAGCGTGCTGGTCAACGGGAACGTGGAGCTGCCGTCGAACGCGCTGGCGAACCTGCGCCAGTCGAGCCTGCTCGGCGAGAAGTACGTCGAGCTGAGCCCGCCCGCCGAGGGCAAGGCGCAGGAACGGCTCGCCGACGGCATGCTCATCCCGGTCGAGCGGACCAATCGCAACGTCGAGGTGGAGGAGGTGCTCGGCGCGCTGTCCATGCTGCTCAACGGTGGTGGCGTGGAGCAGCTCAACACCATCACCAAGGAGCTGAACGCGGCCACCGAGGGCCGCGCACCGGACCTGAAGAACCTGCTCAACAACGCCAACGACCTGGTCACCAGCCTGGACGAGCAGTCGTCGAACATCACCCGCGCGCTCGACGGGCTGAACCGGCTCTCGTCCACCCTGAACGGCCAGCGCGACCAGATCGCCGGTGCGCTGGACAACCTCGGACCGGGGTTGAAGGCGCTGGAGGACCAGCGCGGGCAGCTGGTCACCATGCTGCAGGCGCTCAACGACCTGTCCGGCGTCGCCACCGACACGGTGAACAAGAGCCAGGAGGACCTGGTCGCCAACCTCAAGGCGCTGCAGCCGACGCTGCAGAAGCTCGGTGAGGCCGGGAACGACCTGCCGAAGGCGCTCGAACTGCTGCTGACCTTCCCGTTCAGCGACGCGGCCGTCGACGGCGTGAAGGGCGACTACTTCAACCTCTACGCCAAGATCGACCTGAACCTCAACGAGGTGCTGGCGAACCTGGGCCGCAGCAGGCAGAACCCGTTGCAGGACATCCTGCCCGAGGGGCTCGGGCTGACCGGCGGGCAGAACGGCGTCGATCCGAACGCACCGCCGCTGCTGCCGCTGCCGACTTCGACGCCGATCGGCACCGGTGCGCCTGCCGCGCCGACCGGCGGGCAGGCCCCGGCGCCGCAGCAGACCGGCATCGGTGGCATCTTCGACGTGCTTTCGGGAGGTGCCGGCTGA
- a CDS encoding MCE family protein, whose protein sequence is MTDTRFGMNVARWLSVACVLALLVAGGLWWTLKDPGRKHLTAWFPTAVGLYEGNSVRMLGVQMGTVDKVEPMGDRVRVTMEYDRAVAVPADAQAVIVSPSLVSDRYVQLTPAHTGGPVIEEGATIPIERTAVPLEVDDLYASLSRVSQALGPNGVNKDGSLNTLLTTLADNFDGNGQALHDTITRLGQASGTLAGNKDDLFATVRNLGDFSTTLANSDGQIREFEKQLADVTGFLADERGNLAETVQQLGPTLEQVQAFVEKNRDKLKSNVDKLASITRTLVDQRGALAEILDVAPVALGNLVNTYNASSGTLDARANLNELTQPPVLMVCNLLKQTPDQLDLVGDLCKGLQPVLDGALPLPSVAQVVAAAKKGEAPPLPLPLVDVMSGGVQ, encoded by the coding sequence ATGACCGATACCCGCTTCGGAATGAACGTGGCCCGCTGGCTGAGCGTGGCCTGCGTGCTGGCGCTGCTGGTGGCCGGTGGCCTGTGGTGGACGCTGAAGGATCCCGGCCGCAAGCACCTGACCGCCTGGTTCCCCACCGCGGTCGGCCTGTACGAGGGCAACAGCGTGCGCATGCTCGGTGTGCAGATGGGCACCGTGGACAAGGTCGAGCCGATGGGCGACCGGGTCCGCGTGACCATGGAGTACGACCGCGCGGTCGCCGTGCCCGCCGACGCGCAGGCGGTGATCGTGTCGCCGTCGCTGGTCAGCGACCGGTACGTGCAGCTGACCCCGGCGCACACCGGCGGGCCGGTCATCGAGGAGGGCGCGACCATCCCGATCGAGCGCACCGCGGTGCCGCTCGAGGTGGACGACCTCTACGCCAGCCTGAGCCGGGTCAGCCAGGCGCTCGGCCCGAACGGGGTGAACAAGGACGGTTCGCTGAACACCCTGCTGACCACGCTCGCCGACAACTTCGACGGCAACGGCCAGGCGCTGCACGACACGATCACCCGGCTCGGCCAGGCCTCCGGCACGCTGGCGGGCAACAAGGACGACCTGTTCGCCACCGTCCGGAACCTTGGCGACTTCTCCACCACGCTGGCCAACAGCGACGGCCAGATCCGGGAGTTCGAGAAGCAGCTCGCCGACGTCACCGGCTTCCTCGCCGACGAGCGCGGCAACCTGGCCGAGACGGTCCAGCAGCTGGGCCCGACGCTGGAGCAGGTGCAGGCCTTCGTGGAGAAGAACCGCGACAAGCTCAAGTCCAATGTGGACAAGCTGGCCAGCATCACCAGGACGCTGGTCGACCAGCGCGGCGCGCTGGCCGAGATCCTGGACGTGGCGCCGGTGGCGCTGGGCAACCTGGTCAACACCTACAACGCCTCCTCCGGCACGCTCGACGCCAGGGCGAACCTGAACGAGCTGACCCAGCCGCCGGTGCTGATGGTGTGCAACCTGCTCAAGCAGACCCCGGACCAGCTCGACCTGGTCGGCGACCTGTGCAAGGGCCTGCAGCCGGTGCTCGACGGCGCGCTGCCGCTGCCCTCGGTGGCGCAGGTGGTGGCCGCGGCCAAGAAGGGCGAGGCACCGCCGTTGCCGTTGCCGCTGGTCGACGTGATGTCGGGAGGTGTCCAGTGA
- a CDS encoding MCE family protein — protein sequence MKSFQQRNPIPIALAGIAVIVLGVLAALNSEDLPVIGGGTSYTAEFGEAAGLVPDDEVRIAGVKVGAVSDIELAGDKVRVSFKVKDAWLGDKTSAAIKLKTLLGQKYLALDPIGDEVLDPGVAIPRERTASPYDVLEAFRGLSGTVDEIDTTQLAKSFDVLSETFSDTPDDVKGALSGLSELSDTIAKRDDQLAQLLSNTKQVSQTLVDRDAEVTRLIQDGNKLLDEVGKRKEAISKLLEGTKTLSTELRGLIDDNDAQLDPVLTQLDQLTSMLQRNQDALAAGLREFAPFIRVFNNTIGNGRWFDNYICGLLLPSVGPINEDGCNAK from the coding sequence ATGAAGAGCTTCCAGCAACGCAACCCCATTCCCATCGCGCTGGCCGGCATCGCGGTGATCGTGCTCGGTGTGCTCGCCGCGCTGAACTCCGAGGACCTGCCGGTGATCGGTGGCGGCACCAGCTACACCGCCGAGTTCGGCGAGGCGGCCGGGCTGGTGCCCGACGACGAGGTCCGGATCGCCGGGGTCAAGGTCGGCGCGGTCTCCGACATCGAGCTGGCCGGGGACAAGGTCCGCGTCTCGTTCAAGGTCAAGGACGCCTGGCTGGGCGACAAGACCAGCGCGGCGATCAAGCTGAAGACCCTGCTCGGGCAGAAGTACCTGGCGCTCGACCCGATCGGCGACGAGGTGCTCGACCCCGGCGTGGCCATCCCGCGTGAGCGCACCGCCTCGCCGTACGACGTGCTGGAGGCCTTCCGCGGGCTGTCCGGCACGGTCGACGAGATCGACACCACCCAGCTGGCGAAGAGCTTCGACGTGCTCTCGGAGACCTTCTCCGACACCCCGGACGACGTGAAGGGCGCGCTGTCGGGCCTGTCCGAGCTGTCCGACACCATCGCCAAGCGCGACGACCAGCTGGCCCAGCTGCTGTCCAACACCAAGCAGGTCAGCCAGACCCTGGTCGATCGCGACGCCGAGGTGACCAGGCTGATCCAGGACGGCAACAAGCTGCTCGACGAGGTCGGCAAGCGCAAGGAGGCGATCAGCAAGCTGCTGGAGGGCACCAAGACGCTCTCCACCGAGTTGCGCGGGCTGATCGACGACAACGACGCCCAGCTGGACCCGGTGCTCACCCAGCTCGACCAGCTCACCTCGATGCTCCAGCGCAACCAGGACGCGCTGGCGGCGGGCCTGCGCGAGTTCGCCCCGTTCATCCGGGTCTTCAACAACACCATCGGCAACGGGCGCTGGTTCGACAACTACATCTGCGGCCTGCTGCTGCCGTCCGTCGGCCCGATCAACGAAGACGGGTGCAACGCGAAATGA
- a CDS encoding MCE family protein — MKVTGALVKLIIFIVITVLFTAVLGISIANLNLTGTAKYTARFTDATLLLPNDDVRIAGVRVGQVSDVRIVDRRQAEVEFEVDEGRKLPAGVTATIKFRNLVGQRYIALGQGTGTPGDMLPEGGNIPLERTKPALDLTELFNGFKPLFRALNPEDVNKLSYQVIQVLQGEGGTVESLLAHTASLTSTIAEKDQVIGEVITNLNGVLDTINQRTPQLSDLIATLQRLVSGLAEDRKPIGDAIDSLGGLAETTSGLLSEAREPLKNDIAALGTLTENLNKNEPVVEHFIQFLPYKVSTLSRTADYGSWFNFFACEVTGSVALPPLISQPINLPIAPVNRERCGG, encoded by the coding sequence GTGAAGGTGACCGGAGCACTGGTCAAGCTGATCATCTTCATCGTGATCACCGTGCTGTTCACCGCCGTGCTCGGCATCAGCATCGCGAACCTGAACCTGACCGGCACGGCGAAGTACACCGCGCGGTTCACCGACGCCACGCTGCTGCTGCCCAACGACGACGTGCGCATCGCCGGGGTCCGCGTCGGCCAGGTGTCCGACGTGCGGATCGTGGACCGGCGCCAGGCCGAGGTGGAGTTCGAGGTGGACGAGGGGCGCAAGCTGCCCGCCGGGGTCACCGCGACGATCAAGTTCCGGAACCTGGTCGGCCAGCGCTACATCGCGCTCGGCCAGGGCACCGGCACGCCCGGCGACATGCTGCCCGAGGGCGGCAACATCCCGCTCGAGCGCACCAAGCCCGCGCTGGACCTGACCGAGCTGTTCAACGGGTTCAAGCCGCTGTTCCGCGCGCTGAACCCGGAGGACGTGAACAAGCTGTCCTACCAGGTCATCCAGGTTCTGCAGGGAGAAGGCGGCACGGTGGAGAGCCTGCTCGCCCACACCGCGTCGCTGACCAGCACGATCGCCGAGAAGGACCAGGTGATCGGCGAGGTGATCACGAACCTCAACGGCGTGCTGGACACGATCAACCAGCGCACCCCGCAGCTGTCCGACCTGATCGCCACGCTCCAGCGGCTGGTCTCCGGCCTGGCCGAGGACCGCAAGCCGATCGGGGACGCGATCGACTCGCTCGGCGGGCTCGCCGAGACCACGTCCGGCCTGCTCAGCGAGGCACGCGAGCCGTTGAAGAACGACATCGCCGCGCTGGGCACGCTGACCGAGAACCTGAACAAGAACGAGCCGGTGGTGGAGCACTTCATCCAGTTCCTGCCGTACAAGGTGTCCACGCTGAGCCGGACCGCCGACTACGGCTCCTGGTTCAACTTCTTCGCCTGTGAAGTCACCGGCAGCGTGGCGCTGCCGCCGTTGATCAGCCAGCCGATCAACCTGCCGATCGCGCCGGTCAACCGAGAGCGGTGCGGCGGATGA
- a CDS encoding MCE family protein produces MSTIRKRLLGLGFILVMIGGITLSVAMYNKAFSSFVHVKLQADKVGNQLAKQSDVKVRGLIVGVVSDIAPTPDGSELTLELLPESAELIPADVSARFLPKTLFGERFVSLEIPENPSTTKIADGDVIPQDRSSSAVELSQAFEHLLPVLQAVQPQKLSSTLTAISSALQGRGEPLGETLSELGQYVGDLNPHLPDLQRNLQELAKFSDNFSESAPELVQALDNLTTTTGTIAEQKPNLEALYANVTNASVDLGSFLSANKSNLIALGETARPTAELLAKYAPEYPCVIGQMADTVPKVDKALGKGTGRPGLHATIEITVNRGPYEPGQDEPEFNDKRGPRCYDMKQFPIPFPQHPPDGPIDDGSVHPPPARSQNDGLLPPSNAANAVGVGGGAPGGDLAYSPAEQRFLSELLGMQTGVDAAQVPDWSGLLVGPLYRGAEVTFK; encoded by the coding sequence ATGAGCACGATTCGCAAGCGGCTGCTGGGGCTCGGGTTCATCCTGGTGATGATCGGCGGGATCACCCTCAGCGTCGCCATGTACAACAAGGCGTTCAGCTCGTTCGTGCACGTCAAGCTGCAGGCCGACAAGGTGGGCAACCAGCTGGCCAAGCAGTCCGACGTCAAGGTGCGCGGGCTGATCGTCGGTGTGGTCTCCGACATCGCCCCGACGCCGGACGGCTCCGAGCTGACCCTGGAGCTGCTGCCGGAGTCGGCGGAGCTGATCCCGGCCGACGTCTCCGCGCGGTTCCTGCCGAAGACGTTGTTCGGCGAGCGGTTCGTCTCGCTGGAGATCCCGGAGAACCCGAGCACCACCAAGATCGCCGACGGTGACGTGATCCCGCAGGACCGCAGCTCCAGCGCCGTCGAGCTGTCGCAGGCCTTCGAGCACCTGCTGCCGGTGCTGCAGGCGGTCCAGCCGCAGAAGCTGTCGAGCACGCTCACCGCGATCTCCAGCGCGCTGCAGGGCCGCGGCGAGCCGCTCGGCGAGACGCTGAGCGAACTCGGCCAGTACGTCGGCGACCTGAACCCGCACCTGCCCGACCTGCAGCGCAACCTGCAGGAGCTGGCGAAGTTCTCGGACAACTTCTCCGAGAGCGCGCCGGAACTGGTGCAGGCGCTGGACAACCTGACCACCACGACCGGCACGATCGCCGAGCAGAAGCCGAATCTCGAGGCGCTGTACGCGAACGTGACCAACGCGTCGGTGGACCTCGGGTCCTTCCTCTCGGCGAACAAGTCGAACCTCATCGCGCTCGGCGAGACCGCCCGCCCGACCGCGGAACTGCTGGCGAAGTACGCGCCCGAGTACCCGTGCGTGATCGGGCAGATGGCCGACACCGTGCCCAAGGTGGACAAGGCGCTCGGCAAGGGCACCGGCCGGCCCGGTCTGCACGCGACCATCGAGATCACGGTGAACCGCGGGCCGTACGAGCCGGGCCAGGACGAGCCGGAGTTCAACGACAAGCGCGGGCCGCGGTGCTACGACATGAAGCAGTTCCCGATCCCCTTCCCGCAGCACCCGCCGGACGGTCCGATCGACGACGGCAGCGTGCACCCGCCGCCCGCCCGGTCGCAGAACGACGGCCTGCTGCCGCCGAGCAACGCGGCGAACGCGGTCGGCGTCGGCGGCGGCGCGCCCGGGGGTGACCTGGCCTACAGCCCGGCCGAGCAGCGCTTCCTGAGCGAACTGCTGGGCATGCAGACCGGCGTGGACGCCGCGCAGGTGCCGGATTGGAGCGGATTGCTGGTGGGACCGCTGTACCGCGGAGCGGAGGTGACCTTCAAGTGA